In Gammaproteobacteria bacterium, a single genomic region encodes these proteins:
- a CDS encoding aminoglycoside phosphotransferase family protein, with protein sequence MQPVTATTRDIAQAFVPRGTVREVLPHGSGLINDTYLVTTDDPARPRLILQRLNRRAFPEPALILENLRILLAHIEARQRREARARDLRFPELYASRDGRDLVLDAEGAPWRALSYLEHTCSLDRPDGLPRAEETGFALGRFHDLVGDLDTARLHDTRPDFHNTPRHLERFDRAFAAGGPRPESEDMGFCLSFIGARRRHAGELEAARLRGAVPARVIHGDPKLNNFLFDETSGKAVSLIDLDTVKPGLLHHDIADCVRSCCNRAGESPQAHETVRFDLDICRALLRQYFTALDDRSALGDVDLLYAAIRLIPFELGVRFLTDYLEGSKYFRIEYPEQNLVRATTQLRLSAEIELFEKEIKGMIQELVRREA encoded by the coding sequence ATGCAACCGGTGACGGCAACGACAAGGGATATCGCACAGGCCTTCGTGCCGCGCGGGACCGTCCGCGAGGTCCTTCCGCACGGATCGGGCCTCATCAACGACACCTATCTCGTCACCACGGACGACCCGGCGCGCCCGCGGCTCATCCTGCAACGCCTCAACCGGCGCGCATTTCCGGAGCCGGCGCTGATCCTTGAGAACCTGCGCATTCTGCTCGCACATATCGAGGCGCGGCAGCGGCGCGAGGCGCGCGCGCGCGACCTGCGCTTTCCCGAACTGTATGCGTCGCGCGACGGGCGCGACCTCGTGCTCGATGCGGAGGGAGCACCGTGGCGCGCGCTCAGCTACCTGGAACACACCTGCAGCCTCGACAGGCCTGACGGTCTGCCACGTGCGGAGGAAACCGGTTTCGCACTGGGAAGGTTTCACGATCTGGTGGGCGACCTGGACACCGCCCGCCTGCACGACACGCGGCCGGATTTCCACAACACACCACGCCATCTCGAACGCTTCGACCGGGCCTTCGCCGCCGGCGGGCCGCGTCCGGAATCTGAGGATATGGGTTTCTGTCTGTCCTTCATCGGCGCGCGCCGCCGCCATGCCGGCGAACTCGAGGCGGCCAGGCTCAGGGGCGCGGTGCCGGCCCGCGTGATCCACGGCGACCCCAAGCTCAACAATTTCCTGTTCGACGAAACCAGTGGCAAGGCGGTGAGTCTGATCGACCTCGACACGGTCAAACCGGGGCTGCTGCATCACGACATCGCGGACTGCGTGCGCTCCTGCTGCAACCGGGCGGGCGAGTCGCCGCAGGCGCACGAAACCGTGCGCTTCGATCTCGACATCTGCCGCGCCCTGCTGCGGCAATATTTCACCGCCCTCGATGACCGCTCCGCCCTGGGCGACGTCGACCTGCTCTACGCTGCGATACGCCTCATCCCGTTCGAGCTCGGCGTGCGCTTCCTCACCGACTATCTGGAAGGCAGCAAATACTTCCGCATCGAATATCCGGAACAGAATCTGGTGCGTGCGACGACGCAGCTGCGCCTGTCGGCCGAGATCGAGCTGTTCGAAAAAGAGATCAAGGGGATGATACAAGAGCTCGTGAGGCGTGAGGCGTGA
- a CDS encoding cation:proton antiporter: MTLLQQAAIYLGAAIIAVPLFNRLGFGSILGYLVAGIAIGPWVLGLVTDVDNIFHFAELGVVLLLFLIGLELQPSRLWVLRRSIFGLGTAQVAVTGAVLAAAGWWFLDLAPAAALVAGLGLSLSSTAFVVQLLAEKKQLTTISGRAAFSVLLFQDLAVVPMLALIPLLGPPVGGHGTITPSGVLVALAAFVILVAVGRYLLRPVFRVVASAGGPEIFAAAALLVVIGAAVLMEAAGFSMALGAFLAGVLLADSEYRHELEANIQPFKGLLLGLFFIAVGMSVNIDVISERPLVIAALVCGLLLVKALVLYGVARLFRIDGPHARNLAIVLPQGGEFAFVLFSVAVEHQVLDRGLVDLLIVAVTLSMAATPLLYLFNERVLRRWLEGEAPPEFDTINEDEAPPVIIAGFGRVGQVVGRILRMSQIPFTALEISQTQVDFVRKFGGKLYYGDASRLDLLRAAHADKARLLVLAIDDIEASVKTARTVRQHFPNLEILARVRNRHHAHLLMDLGIQVLVREAYFSSLELTRRTLCRLGFSEAQSRLTINTFREYDEEALIKQHAIHQDEKMMIQSVKAAARELEALFESDIKSQGRPEAKKAGA, encoded by the coding sequence ATGACTCTGCTCCAGCAGGCGGCCATCTATCTCGGGGCGGCGATCATCGCCGTGCCGCTGTTCAACCGCCTCGGTTTCGGTTCCATCCTCGGTTACCTGGTCGCGGGCATCGCGATCGGTCCCTGGGTCCTCGGGCTGGTGACCGATGTCGACAACATCTTTCATTTCGCGGAGCTGGGCGTGGTCCTGCTGCTGTTTCTCATCGGCCTCGAGCTGCAACCGAGCCGCCTGTGGGTGCTGCGCCGCTCGATCTTCGGCCTGGGTACCGCGCAGGTGGCGGTCACCGGTGCGGTGCTGGCCGCGGCGGGCTGGTGGTTCCTCGATCTAGCGCCGGCGGCGGCGCTGGTCGCCGGACTGGGCCTGTCGCTGTCGTCGACCGCTTTTGTCGTGCAGTTGCTGGCGGAAAAGAAACAGCTGACCACCATTTCCGGCCGGGCCGCCTTTTCCGTGCTGCTGTTCCAGGACCTGGCCGTGGTGCCGATGCTGGCGCTGATCCCGCTGCTCGGACCGCCGGTCGGCGGCCACGGCACGATCACGCCGAGCGGCGTGCTGGTCGCGCTGGCGGCGTTCGTGATCCTGGTCGCCGTCGGGCGCTACCTGCTGCGCCCGGTGTTCCGCGTGGTGGCGTCTGCGGGTGGCCCCGAGATCTTCGCCGCCGCCGCGCTGCTGGTGGTGATCGGCGCGGCGGTGCTGATGGAGGCGGCGGGATTTTCCATGGCCCTCGGCGCCTTTCTGGCCGGCGTGCTGCTCGCCGATTCCGAATACCGCCACGAGCTGGAGGCGAACATCCAGCCGTTCAAGGGTCTGCTGCTCGGCCTGTTCTTCATCGCGGTCGGGATGTCGGTCAATATCGACGTGATCAGCGAGCGTCCGCTCGTCATCGCTGCGCTGGTGTGCGGGCTGCTGCTGGTCAAGGCGCTGGTGCTGTACGGCGTGGCGCGCCTGTTCCGTATCGACGGCCCTCATGCGCGCAACCTTGCCATCGTCCTGCCGCAGGGCGGCGAATTCGCCTTCGTACTGTTCAGCGTGGCGGTCGAACACCAGGTGCTCGACCGCGGCCTGGTCGACCTGCTCATCGTCGCGGTGACTCTGTCCATGGCGGCCACGCCGCTGCTCTACCTGTTCAACGAGCGCGTGCTGCGGCGCTGGCTGGAGGGCGAGGCGCCACCGGAGTTCGATACGATCAACGAGGACGAGGCCCCGCCCGTGATCATCGCCGGCTTCGGCCGCGTCGGCCAGGTGGTCGGACGCATCCTGCGCATGAGCCAGATTCCCTTCACCGCGCTCGAGATCAGCCAGACACAGGTGGATTTCGTGCGCAAGTTCGGCGGCAAGCTCTACTATGGCGACGCCTCGCGCCTCGACCTGTTGCGCGCGGCCCACGCCGACAAGGCCAGGCTGCTGGTGCTCGCCATCGACGACATCGAGGCCTCGGTGAAGACTGCGCGCACCGTGCGCCAGCATTTCCCCAACCTGGAAATCCTCGCGCGTGTGCGCAACCGCCACCACGCGCACCTGCTGATGGACCTCGGCATCCAGGTGCTGGTCCGCGAGGCCTATTTCTCCAGCCTGGAGCTCACGCGCCGCACGCTGTGCCGGCTCGGATTCTCCGAGGCGCAGTCGCGGCTGACCATCAACACCTTCCGCGAATATGACGAGGAGGCCCTGATCAAGCAGCACGCAATCCATCAGGACGAGAAGATGATGATCCAGAGCGTGAAGGCGGCGGCGCGTGAGCTGGAGGCGCTGTTCGAATCCGACATCAAGTCGCAGGGGCGGCCCGAGGCGAAAAAGGCCGGCGCGTGA
- a CDS encoding NYN domain-containing protein, producing MPEPRPDNVTINQSVAILVDGNNMERSIHDATGDPHTMLNFDTLIPKLLDNRGLNRLFYFREGRQISSKLQERLHYHYHGSVQPCHKSADIPLTIKAMQLASKVDTIIILSGDSDFVELVRHLKTEGVRVEIAAVPAATSAMLKEEADYFHEITSADWFTLTPRPGKRGPERRPTARED from the coding sequence ATGCCAGAACCCAGGCCAGACAATGTCACGATCAACCAGTCCGTCGCGATCCTCGTCGACGGCAACAACATGGAACGCTCGATCCACGACGCGACGGGCGACCCGCACACCATGCTGAACTTCGATACCCTGATCCCGAAGCTGCTCGACAACCGCGGGCTCAACCGCCTGTTCTACTTCCGCGAGGGGCGCCAGATCTCGTCCAAGCTGCAGGAGCGCCTGCACTACCACTACCACGGCTCGGTGCAGCCCTGCCACAAAAGCGCGGACATCCCGCTGACCATCAAGGCGATGCAGCTGGCGAGCAAGGTGGATACGATCATAATCCTGTCGGGCGATTCCGACTTCGTCGAGCTAGTGCGCCACCTGAAGACGGAGGGGGTGCGGGTGGAGATCGCGGCGGTGCCGGCGGCCACGTCGGCCATGCTGAAGGAAGAGGCGGATTACTTCCATGAGATCACCAGCGCCGACTGGTTCACGCTGACGCCGCGCCCGGGCAAGCGCGGCCCCGAGCGCAGGCCGACCGCGCGCGAGGACTGA
- a CDS encoding putative molybdenum carrier protein has translation MIEKILSGGQTGVDRAALDAAMELGIACGGWCPAGRHADDGPIPVRYPLVETADMDHTVRTEHNVRDSDGTLMFYRGELQGGTAYAVLMAEQLGRPVLAVNLERPPAPAEVAAWLERNGVRRVHIGGQREKTSPGIYAASGRLIRDILRLSLRQGA, from the coding sequence ATGATAGAGAAAATCCTTTCGGGCGGCCAGACCGGAGTCGACCGGGCGGCGCTCGACGCAGCGATGGAGCTGGGTATCGCCTGTGGCGGCTGGTGTCCGGCCGGCCGGCATGCCGACGACGGGCCGATCCCTGTGCGTTATCCGCTCGTGGAAACGGCGGACATGGACCATACCGTGCGCACCGAACACAATGTGCGCGACTCCGACGGCACCCTGATGTTCTACCGCGGCGAGCTGCAGGGCGGTACCGCCTACGCCGTGCTGATGGCGGAGCAGCTCGGGCGCCCGGTGCTGGCGGTCAATCTGGAGCGCCCGCCGGCGCCCGCCGAGGTGGCGGCCTGGCTGGAGCGGAATGGCGTGCGCCGCGTGCACATCGGCGGCCAGCGCGAGAAGACGAGTCCGGGCATCTACGCCGCATCGGGCCGCCTGATCCGGGACATCCTGCGGCTGTCGCTGCGGCAGGGGGCGTGA
- a CDS encoding AAA family ATPase: MIAHPHTDDLRLLIQTLPPSLQRAVDELPGAELLEIVLDLGRPPQARLPGRAVALTETAVTRSDLEHVIRAVGAFGGDNRAGIEGTLHRISAIRNRRGDIVGLTLRAGRAVFGTIDLIRDLIEGGRSVLLLGRPGVGKTTKLREIARVLADDFDKRVIVIDTSNEIAGDGDIPHRAIGAARRMQVAAPAAQHDVMIEAVENHMPEVIIIDEIGTVPETLAARTIAERGVQLIGTAHGNTLDNLIRNPTLSDLVGGVQTVTLGDEEARMRGSQKTVSERKAPPTFTAVVEIVDHDEVIVHPDTAQAVDRLLRAQPPGGLRRTPGQEQPLETAPALAAPAVSASPRTPFSAGDLKQTVRIYPYAFSRDLLERVIRDLRLDAQVVNRAERANLIVTLRARAGDSRLQRLVQLTGLPVHAVKKNSTAQIRHLLRNLFNVVPGLDEVETETAVRETEDGIRRALRDGVVVALMPRPASLRRLQHRVASRHHMVAESVGSEPQRHLVIYPHAFSVANDETSG, from the coding sequence ATGATCGCACATCCTCACACCGACGATCTCCGGCTGCTCATCCAGACCCTGCCGCCGTCCCTGCAGCGCGCCGTCGACGAATTACCGGGCGCCGAACTCCTTGAAATCGTGCTCGACCTCGGCCGGCCGCCGCAGGCGCGCCTGCCCGGACGCGCGGTCGCGCTGACGGAAACCGCGGTCACGCGCTCCGATCTCGAGCATGTCATCCGCGCCGTGGGCGCCTTCGGCGGCGACAACCGCGCCGGCATCGAAGGCACACTGCACCGCATCTCCGCCATCCGCAACCGCCGCGGAGACATCGTCGGGCTGACGCTGCGCGCCGGCCGCGCGGTATTCGGCACCATCGATCTCATCCGGGACCTGATCGAGGGCGGACGCAGCGTACTGCTGCTCGGCCGTCCCGGCGTCGGCAAGACGACAAAGCTGCGCGAGATCGCGCGCGTGCTGGCCGACGACTTTGACAAGCGCGTGATCGTCATCGATACCTCGAACGAGATCGCCGGCGACGGCGACATACCGCACCGCGCCATCGGCGCCGCGCGCCGCATGCAGGTCGCCGCGCCCGCGGCCCAGCACGACGTGATGATCGAGGCGGTCGAGAACCACATGCCCGAGGTCATCATCATCGACGAGATCGGCACCGTGCCCGAGACGCTGGCCGCGCGCACCATCGCCGAGCGCGGCGTGCAGCTGATCGGCACGGCGCACGGCAACACCCTCGACAACCTGATCCGGAATCCGACGCTGTCCGACCTCGTCGGCGGCGTACAGACGGTGACGCTGGGCGATGAGGAGGCGCGCATGCGCGGCTCGCAGAAAACCGTCAGCGAACGCAAGGCCCCGCCGACCTTCACCGCCGTGGTGGAGATCGTCGACCATGACGAAGTCATCGTGCACCCCGACACGGCGCAGGCGGTGGACCGCCTGTTGCGCGCCCAGCCGCCCGGCGGGCTGCGCCGCACGCCGGGACAGGAACAGCCGCTGGAAACCGCGCCGGCGCTAGCCGCGCCCGCGGTTTCCGCCTCGCCGCGTACCCCGTTCTCGGCCGGCGACCTGAAACAGACTGTGCGCATCTATCCTTACGCATTCAGCCGCGACCTCCTCGAGCGCGTCATCCGCGACCTGCGTCTCGACGCCCAGGTCGTCAACCGGGCGGAACGCGCCAATCTGATCGTAACCCTGCGCGCGCGCGCCGGGGATTCCCGTCTGCAGCGCCTGGTCCAGCTCACCGGCCTGCCCGTGCATGCGGTGAAGAAGAATTCCACCGCGCAGATCCGCCACCTGCTGCGTAATCTCTTCAATGTCGTGCCGGGCCTGGATGAAGTGGAGACCGAGACCGCCGTGCGCGAGACCGAGGACGGCATCCGGCGCGCCCTGCGCGACGGCGTGGTCGTCGCGCTCATGCCGCGGCCGGCGTCGCTGCGCCGCCTGCAGCATCGCGTGGCGAGCCGCCATCACATGGTGGCGGAAAGTGTGGGCAGCGAACCGCAGCGCCATCTGGTGATCTACCCGCATGCCTTCTCCGTCGCGAACGACGAAACGTCGGGCTGA
- a CDS encoding RNA-binding protein, translating to MKKMFVGNLPADASEQAVGELFSEYGKVRSIQIATDVFTRKCRGFGFIEMEGHEARAAIAGLDGKSYGGKSLRVRFEDTDRRPGGRRR from the coding sequence ATGAAGAAAATGTTCGTTGGAAACCTGCCCGCCGATGCCTCCGAACAGGCGGTCGGGGAATTGTTCTCCGAATACGGCAAGGTGCGCTCCATCCAGATCGCGACCGACGTGTTCACGCGGAAATGCCGCGGTTTCGGCTTTATCGAAATGGAAGGCCACGAGGCGCGCGCCGCCATCGCCGGCCTGGACGGAAAGTCCTACGGGGGCAAATCCCTGCGCGTGCGCTTTGAAGACACCGATCGCCGTCCGGGTGGACGGCGCCGCTAA
- a CDS encoding HAMP domain-containing protein: MALLPTRSILQLILLGFVVVALPLVIALITAAVYVDRLTTHSKRSVFEAVAATQSSRMLAEHLTAMERSARQFQVLNDRALLEAYEARRRQLQDTVRELRMLDLKPVQRETVDTLIAQEEAAYRRLADPAARPAEITAAIEAFPAINGSAREILSESSQLIGASVGEIQDLAERARRLLLWQALTLIPVALLLTILFIVLIIKPLRQLDQSIRRLGDGHFDREITVGGPNDLKELGSRLEWMRQRLLALENQKVSFLRHVSHELKTPLTTIREGSELLKEQVVGSLNEEQSEIVNMLKQQSLKLQKLIEDLLSFSTLEIDSLRLRSEPVALDQLIRELASNHKLATRSRSIELRLRLEPVSVTGDREKLRTIVDNLLSNAVKYTPDKGQVQISLARSDGGVTIDVSDTGPGIAPDERDKIFAAFYQGRARASGPVKGSGLGLSIAKELIHQHHGTIEIIDGDGGAHFRVNLPDASGDDPQDAPR, translated from the coding sequence GTGGCACTCCTCCCGACACGATCCATACTCCAGCTGATACTGCTCGGCTTCGTCGTCGTGGCGCTACCCCTGGTGATCGCCCTGATCACGGCGGCGGTCTACGTCGACCGTCTGACCACCCACAGCAAGCGCAGCGTTTTCGAAGCCGTCGCCGCAACCCAGTCGAGCCGCATGCTGGCGGAACATCTGACCGCCATGGAGCGCAGCGCGCGGCAGTTCCAGGTGCTGAACGACCGCGCCTTGCTCGAGGCCTACGAGGCGCGGCGCAGGCAGCTGCAGGATACCGTCCGCGAACTGAGGATGCTCGACCTCAAGCCGGTACAGCGGGAAACCGTCGATACCCTCATCGCGCAGGAGGAAGCGGCCTATCGGCGGCTGGCCGATCCGGCGGCACGACCGGCGGAGATCACCGCGGCCATCGAGGCCTTCCCCGCCATCAATGGCTCCGCGCGCGAGATCCTGTCCGAAAGCAGCCAGCTTATCGGCGCAAGCGTCGGCGAGATCCAGGACCTCGCGGAGCGCGCCCGCCGCCTGCTGCTGTGGCAGGCGCTCACCCTGATTCCGGTCGCCCTGCTGCTCACCATCCTGTTCATCGTGCTGATCATCAAGCCGCTGCGGCAGCTCGACCAGTCGATCCGGCGCCTGGGCGACGGGCATTTCGACCGTGAAATCACCGTCGGCGGCCCCAACGATCTGAAGGAGCTGGGCAGCAGGCTCGAGTGGATGCGGCAGCGCCTCCTCGCGCTGGAGAACCAGAAGGTGTCGTTCCTGCGCCATGTCTCGCATGAACTAAAAACCCCGCTCACCACCATCCGCGAGGGCAGTGAGCTGCTCAAGGAGCAGGTGGTCGGCTCCCTCAACGAGGAACAGAGCGAAATCGTCAACATGCTCAAGCAGCAGAGCCTGAAACTGCAGAAGCTTATCGAGGACCTGCTCAGTTTCAGCACGCTGGAGATCGACAGCCTGCGCCTGCGCTCTGAACCGGTCGCGCTCGATCAGCTGATCCGCGAACTGGCCTCAAACCACAAGCTGGCCACGCGGTCCCGCTCGATCGAGCTGCGCCTCAGACTCGAACCTGTCTCGGTCACGGGCGACCGGGAGAAGCTCCGCACCATCGTGGACAACCTGCTTTCGAATGCCGTAAAGTACACTCCCGACAAGGGACAGGTGCAGATCTCCCTGGCGCGCAGCGATGGTGGCGTCACCATCGACGTTTCGGATACCGGACCCGGTATCGCCCCCGATGAACGTGATAAAATCTTCGCGGCCTTTTATCAAGGCCGGGCCCGCGCTTCGGGGCCGGTCAAAGGAAGCGGCCTGGGACTTTCCATCGCCAAGGAACTCATCCACCAGCACCATGGAACGATCGAGATCATCGACGGTGACGGCGGGGCGCACTTCCGCGTCAACCTGCCCGACGCGTCCGGGGACGACCCGCAGGATGCGCCGCGCTGA
- a CDS encoding sigma 54-interacting transcriptional regulator, which produces MSARPRILLVDDDVDLLKLLSIRLNAAGWDVATADSAERGLLQLDKHQPHVVITDLRMDGMDGMALFDAIHESHPTLPVIILTAHGTIPEAVEATNRGVFTFLTKPFDSKELLSCVDKAYRINAVTAEEGAGGVQAWREEIISHSASMEEVLSQAYRVAGSNIGILIQGESGTGKELLAQAIHRACARRDKPFLAVNCSAIPELLLETELFGHNKGAFTGATQEHKGLFQAADGGTLFLDEIGDMPLALQAKLLRVLQEKEIRPVGSTVSIAVDVRIISASHQDLEELVKNRRFREDLYYRLNVVRLEIPPLRERPEDIQPLVNHFLRGIARTSTTPARSFSAEAMECLLTAPWPGNVRQLLNVVEHTATLCSTPVIPVSLVQRALRQKTGALPSLSAARRKFEREYLTRLLKMTEGNITQAARLAQRNRTELYKLLHRYELDPESFRSKD; this is translated from the coding sequence ATGAGCGCCCGGCCCAGAATCCTGCTTGTCGACGACGACGTCGATCTGCTGAAGCTGCTTTCCATCCGCCTCAACGCCGCGGGCTGGGATGTGGCGACGGCGGACAGCGCCGAGCGCGGCCTGCTGCAGCTCGACAAGCACCAGCCGCACGTGGTCATCACCGACCTGCGCATGGATGGCATGGACGGTATGGCGCTGTTCGATGCGATTCATGAGAGCCATCCGACCCTGCCGGTGATCATCCTCACCGCGCACGGCACCATCCCGGAGGCCGTCGAGGCGACCAACCGCGGCGTGTTCACCTTCCTGACCAAGCCCTTCGACAGCAAGGAACTGCTCAGTTGCGTGGACAAGGCCTACCGCATCAACGCCGTCACTGCCGAGGAGGGTGCCGGTGGTGTGCAGGCATGGCGCGAGGAGATCATCAGTCACAGTGCGTCGATGGAAGAGGTGTTGAGCCAGGCCTACCGCGTCGCGGGCAGCAACATCGGCATCCTGATCCAGGGTGAGAGCGGGACCGGCAAGGAACTGCTTGCACAGGCCATCCACCGCGCCTGCGCACGCCGTGACAAGCCGTTCCTCGCGGTGAACTGCAGCGCCATACCGGAGCTGCTGCTGGAAACGGAACTGTTCGGCCACAACAAGGGGGCGTTCACCGGCGCGACGCAGGAACACAAGGGGCTTTTCCAGGCCGCCGACGGCGGCACCCTGTTCCTGGACGAGATCGGAGACATGCCGCTCGCGCTGCAGGCGAAGCTGCTGCGCGTGCTGCAGGAAAAGGAGATTCGCCCCGTCGGCTCCACGGTCAGCATAGCGGTCGACGTGCGCATCATCTCCGCCAGCCATCAGGATCTGGAGGAGCTGGTAAAAAACCGCCGCTTCCGCGAGGATCTGTACTATCGCCTCAACGTGGTACGCCTGGAGATTCCACCGCTGCGTGAACGCCCGGAGGACATCCAGCCGCTCGTCAACCACTTCCTGCGCGGGATCGCGCGCACCAGCACCACGCCCGCCCGCTCATTCTCCGCCGAGGCGATGGAATGCCTGCTGACCGCCCCCTGGCCGGGCAACGTGCGCCAGCTGCTCAATGTGGTCGAGCACACGGCGACGCTGTGTTCGACTCCGGTGATCCCGGTCAGCCTGGTGCAGCGCGCGCTGCGCCAGAAGACGGGCGCGCTGCCTTCGCTGTCCGCCGCGCGGCGCAAATTCGAACGCGAATACCTCACCCGGCTGCTGAAGATGACCGAGGGCAACATCACCCAGGCCGCACGCCTGGCGCAGCGCAACCGCACCGAGCTCTACAAGCTGCTGCACCGCTACGAGCTCGATCCTGAATCCTTCCGCAGCAAGGACTGA
- a CDS encoding DUF393 domain-containing protein, with protein sequence MTDGQRQAPAVESVIVFDGVCTLCSRWVRFVIRRDARARFRFAPLQTPAGAALLQRHGIDPSDVRTFLLVKAGKAYLRSDAVIEIARDLGAGWTWLRALQLVPRTWRDALYDLLARHRYRWFGRQQACMTPDEGMRARFLE encoded by the coding sequence ATGACAGACGGTCAACGACAGGCACCCGCGGTTGAAAGCGTGATCGTGTTCGACGGCGTCTGCACGCTCTGTTCGCGCTGGGTGCGCTTCGTGATCCGGCGCGATGCGCGCGCCCGCTTCCGTTTCGCCCCGCTGCAGACCCCCGCCGGCGCCGCGCTGCTGCAGCGTCACGGCATCGACCCGAGCGACGTGCGCACCTTCCTGCTCGTCAAGGCCGGAAAGGCCTACCTGCGCTCGGACGCGGTGATCGAGATCGCGCGCGATCTCGGCGCCGGATGGACGTGGCTGCGCGCGCTGCAGCTCGTGCCGCGGACCTGGCGCGACGCGCTGTATGACCTCCTCGCACGCCACCGTTACCGCTGGTTTGGCCGGCAACAGGCTTGCATGACACCCGATGAAGGGATGCGCGCGCGTTTCCTGGAGTGA
- a CDS encoding methyltransferase domain-containing protein encodes MLDPELWGFFCAWLRAPGRVAAAVPSGRRLSRLMAAQARSGEDGLVVELGAGTGAITTALLEQGIAPHRLVAVENSPQFAALLRRKFPSVRVICADAGDLRASLRQARIGQPVRTIVSGLPLLAMDAATRRRVVGECCALLGAEGRLVQFTYGPLSPVSVQLRRLLGLQARRVGQVWDNLPPAAVWCYTRAVAV; translated from the coding sequence TTGCTCGATCCGGAATTGTGGGGTTTTTTCTGCGCCTGGCTGCGCGCCCCGGGGCGCGTCGCGGCGGCCGTGCCGAGCGGCCGGCGTCTGTCGCGCCTCATGGCCGCCCAGGCGCGGTCCGGCGAGGACGGCCTGGTGGTGGAGCTCGGCGCGGGCACCGGCGCGATCACCACGGCCCTGCTGGAGCAGGGGATCGCGCCGCACCGGCTCGTCGCGGTTGAAAATTCACCCCAGTTCGCCGCGCTGCTGCGGCGCAAGTTTCCTTCCGTACGGGTCATCTGCGCCGACGCGGGCGACCTGCGCGCGAGCCTGCGCCAGGCGCGCATCGGTCAGCCGGTGCGTACCATCGTTTCGGGCCTGCCGCTGCTCGCCATGGATGCGGCCACGCGCAGGCGTGTCGTCGGCGAATGCTGCGCCCTGCTCGGTGCGGAAGGGAGGCTGGTACAGTTTACCTACGGTCCATTGTCGCCCGTTTCCGTACAACTGCGCCGGCTGTTGGGTCTGCAGGCACGGCGTGTCGGCCAGGTATGGGACAACCTGCCTCCGGCCGCGGTGTGGTGTTACACGCGCGCCGTCGCCGTCTAG
- the corA gene encoding magnesium/cobalt transporter CorA, with translation MLFAFVLDNGRLVPLAEDEPERRLGDALWIDLVDPTDDERARVEALYRQELPEAEEVEEIEASARSYEDESGLHVHGLFLHEVDGHPRNTSVVFTVSGDRLFSLREREIPAFRLLRMRARREPGVAVSALTILLNLLEIKIEDLADTLEEVYTGLERVSTMVLEDNDVELEESIDELARHEDLNGKVRLCLMDTQRGLTFLLRRGRLDAVSTEWVRELLRDIDSLLPHNSFLFEKVNFLMDAAQGFINIEQNQIIKIFSIAAVVFLPPTLVASIYGMNFDHMPELHWLAGYPWALVLMVASAIAPYWYFKRKGWL, from the coding sequence ATGCTGTTTGCCTTTGTGCTGGATAACGGGCGGCTGGTGCCGCTGGCGGAGGACGAACCGGAGCGCCGTCTCGGGGACGCCCTGTGGATCGACCTCGTCGATCCCACCGACGACGAGCGTGCGCGCGTCGAGGCGCTGTACCGGCAGGAACTGCCCGAGGCGGAGGAGGTGGAGGAGATCGAGGCCAGCGCCCGTTCCTATGAGGACGAGAGCGGGCTGCACGTCCACGGCCTGTTCCTGCACGAGGTCGACGGACATCCGCGCAACACCTCCGTGGTCTTCACCGTCAGCGGTGACCGCCTGTTCAGCCTGCGTGAGCGCGAGATCCCTGCATTCCGCCTGCTGCGCATGCGCGCCCGGCGCGAGCCCGGCGTGGCGGTGAGCGCGCTGACGATCCTGTTGAACCTGCTCGAGATCAAGATCGAGGACCTAGCGGATACCTTGGAGGAGGTTTATACCGGCCTCGAGCGCGTCAGCACCATGGTGCTCGAGGATAACGATGTCGAGCTGGAGGAGTCCATCGACGAACTGGCGCGCCATGAGGACCTCAACGGCAAGGTCCGCCTGTGCCTGATGGACACCCAGCGCGGACTGACCTTCCTGCTGCGGCGCGGACGCCTGGACGCGGTCAGCACGGAGTGGGTGCGCGAACTGCTGCGCGACATCGATTCCCTGCTGCCGCACAACAGCTTTCTGTTCGAGAAGGTGAACTTCCTGATGGACGCCGCGCAGGGTTTCATCAACATCGAGCAGAACCAGATCATCAAGATCTTTTCCATCGCGGCGGTCGTGTTTCTGCCGCCGACACTGGTGGCAAGCATCTATGGCATGAATTTCGATCACATGCCGGAGCTGCACTGGCTGGCAGGCTACCCATGGGCGCTCGTCCTGATGGTGGCATCGGCGATCGCGCCGTACTGGTATTTCAAGCGCAAGGGCTGGCTGTAG